The genomic region CTCAAAAGTACCCAGGCTGTATTAAGCGAATAGTGACTTTTGGCCAACCTGCCGTTGGTGACTGGAATTTTCGAAAGCACTATCGCTTGAGCAAGAAAACCTACCGTATTTGTTGTGACATCGACATCGTGACCTTCATGCCACCCGTACCTTTACTGTATTGGCATGTGGGAAAAGTGCTTTGGCTCTACAACGGTAGAATCTATGAGAATACTCCAACGTTTGTTCGCCTTGGACGCTCTATTGTTAGCTGGTTGATAAGACCTTTCTCTTACCACTTGATGAGCAAGTATATACGCAATAAGGATTTCTTCGACAAGAGGTAACGGTATAAATATGTTACACGATTCTAATCGCCTTCATTGCTTAGCAGTTAATCGAAGCATAATAGATATCTGACTGAGTAGTAAACTCAAACATGAATTGATATGTCTTTCCATTACTGTCAGATACTGAGATCGTCAGCTGATCCGGCTGACTGGTGAGTTGGAGGGGATTTGATGAGTACCAAGTGCGATATACTCCATCGTGTAAGTACTTCGACGTTAAAGTCAGTGACTTAGTTTCATCGCTCAAGTGAACGTCGTTACTTAATACGGCATTTAATATTAAATGATCATTGTCCTGGGGAGATTCTAATCCAAAGTTCACTATCAATGTCTTTTCAGACGCAAGGCTAGGATAAACTCGTACTGTAATATCCCCAGCAGTCTGCTCAAGAGCGTCATATTTCGCTTTATGATAACCACACCCTGAACTTGCTGTCTCTACTTGTCCAATCTGTACAATGGGCTTGTAATAGTCTCTCGTTGTAGGGTATAGAACGCATCCGTTTAAGATGGCTATCAATGATACTGTGACGAGTTTTCTGAACATTCGCTATTCCTTTTCTTAATTACTCTACAATTATGAACGGTGTTTTATTGTAATGCTCGATTTAATTACACACGCTTACAACCGCTCAATTTTGAGTCACACGATAACGTGAAGATAATAAGGGACTGACTCAGAAGTTTGAGATAGACAAGATGAATTAACGGAAGCTCAGAAACGAAAAAACCAGCCACTAGGGCTGGTTTTTTCTGAATGATGGAGGCGCCTCCCGGAGTCGAACCGAGGTCCACGGATTTGCAATCCGCTGCATAGCCACTCTGCCAAGGCGCCTTCAATAGTGTTTTAAGAGAACTACTCTGTTGATTACTACCAAACAAGGTATCAATCAAATAGATGGTGCCCCGGGCCGGACTTGAACCGGCACAACGCGAACGTCGAGGGATTTTAAATCCCTTGTGTCTACCAATTCCACCACCAGGGCACGCAATTCTTTATTGCGATGCCGATTACTGAAAAGTAAAACACCATCTTAATGTCGAAACGAATCAACATTACAAAATTTGGAGCGATACATCGGGTTCGAACCGATGACCTCAACCTTGGCAAGGTTGCGCTCTACCAACTGAGCTAGTATCGCATTTTCATTCATCTTCTTTCTAAAATGAAAGAGAGAATGGAGGCGCCTCCCGGAGTCGAACCGAGGTCCACGGATTTGCAATCCGCTGCATAGCCACTCTGCCAAGGCGCCTTTTTAATTCAACACTTTAGGGACTTAAGTAAGCCACAGCGCTGTGTTCGGGTGCCTACTTTACGGATTGACGAGAGATAGTCAAACAAAAAAGTGAATTTAAATTCCGTTTGCTGACATTTAAATCAAATTGCTGCATGTTCGATCTCTTCAGTCAAAAAACACACAGCAAAATCGATTAAATTAAGATGTATTGGTGTTACCATTTCTTCATGAAACGACCAACCAAACTTGGATGATATGCCCAACAATGGTCAAACATAGTCATGAGTTGAGGGTTGCCGTATTTAGATAAACTCACTGCATGGAAACGGTTTTTGTGTTCTTTCAGCTTTTCTACTTGAGCAATCATTTCATCAGATTGTTTTGGTGCTATGAAATCAGAAAGTACGATCAAATCTGCGTTCTTGTACTTATCGCCCGTCATCAGCTCAATAGATTTCATCAAAACAGGTTCTAGATCCGTACCACCGTGAAATGAGTAGCTAAGAAAATCACTTGCTTCACGTAGGCCATCTTGTCGAGTTAATTCATAGGTAATCTGTTCAGAAGAGAACAGAATTACGTAGCAGTCTCTTTCTTCCGCTAGAGCAATTTGCATTAAGGCATAAGCCATTGCTTTAGCAGACTGCTCTGGAAAACCACTCATAGAGCCAGAAGCGTCCACACAGACGATAAACGGGCCCTTTTCAATATCAACGTTCTTACTATCCGGTTTTTGAGCCTTAACTTTACGTAACGTACGGGATTTACCTTGAGAGCGGTAACTAAGTAAACGCTTATCAGCCAAATGCTTGTAGAAGATAACCTCAAGTTCAGGGTACGCCAAAAACATGGTTTCGTTTGGAAGCATTTTGTTTAGATCATCACTTTCATGAATCCCAACAATATCATCAACCGCTTCATCGCTTTTCTCTTCAACCATCTGTAGTTCTTCTACAGGCGCTTTGTTCAAAGAAGGATCGTCTTCCATCCCCGCCATACGACCGAGTTTTTCAGCAATTTCTTGTAAGCCTTTGTGCTTGTTCAAAAACTCCGCATGACGTTTCATCACGGTTAGATCAGTTTTACTCAACTTAGCCGAAGCCATGTCCCACAATCGGCCTACACTACCTTCATCACCCGATTCCGTCACTTTGTCCATGTTTTTCATGGTTTCCATGCGCTGATACAGATCGGCTAGTACTTTTTCTTTACTTGTTTCAAGTTCGGTTACTTGAGCTTGTTTTATCGCATCAGAAAGTGATTGGTACCATTGGTCGCAAAAGTAGTGTGGAAACATCGCGTTATAAACGCCTTTGTTGTTTTCCATAAGACGTCTAGCTTGTAGGTAGAACGCTGAGTGCCACTCCAATTTTTTGATGACACTGTCAATCTCATCAAAAAACTGTGGTTCATCCCAGTAGATAACTTCTTGGTAAAGCGCGATTTCCTCTTGGAATCGATCGGTTTCACACACTTTAGTGACGCGTTTTTTTACTTTACCGCGCCATTTAACTAAGTGGTTTTTCACTGATGTTTTCACACCTTTATTCTCAGCCGCCATCATGACCTGAGAGCGAGCGATGAGATCATTCATCGCTGTATCAATAATTCCTGAATCAGCCACCATCAAAGCGAGGTTTAAGCCGTCTGCTCCTAACATATGCTCCCCTCTTACTCGAAGTACTGGCTCATGAACTTAATGCGCTGAGCGATCTTGCTACTCTTCACTTTAGTTGTTTCAAGATCTTGCGTTACCGCTTGCAAGCTTGCTTCCATCGCTTTTGGCAAGTCAGGGTCAATATAGTTATGAGGCAACGCATCATGGAATTCAGTACGAACGCGTTTTAACTTAAATTCCGCTTCAGTTAACTGCTCCAGCGCTCTTTCAGCGCCACTTAACCACTTGTTATACAGTTCTTGATCCAAACCATCTGTGGTAACCACGCTCACCAAGACGGAGCGATTGGCGATGTCTTTAATCACTAGTTGGTTTGATGCATCCAAGTCGAGTTTTAAACGGCATAGGTTTTTATTTTCGTTTACATAACCGTAAATATCACCGTGCCCTTCTTTAAGAACACGATCAAAATCGTCTTTGGCTACGTATACCCAACGACTATCGCCTTTCTCAGATTCAGACACCGACATGTTGCTTTGCAGCATTACCAGCTTCACTAAGTTGTAAGCACTGCCCACGCTGTACATTTTCGCGTTTTTGATATCATTTTGGTAAACGTCTTTACGCAGCAAGCCGCTGGTTGACTCCATAGAAAGCGATACAGACAACGTTGATTCAACATCATCTTGAATCTCTTCTAACTCTTCACGAGACATTTCAATTTGCGCTTTTGACTCTTGCTGATCAAACGCTCGGTTCAACGCAAAGTCTTTCACCACGCTACGAACCACGTCGCGTGATTCAGGGCTATGCCACAAACAATCTTGAAGAAGCATAATATCTAACGGATTCACGCTATCGCGACCACTGAAGAATGCACTTGCCTTCAACAGCTTAACCGCCTTCTTCCAGCGTCTGTCTGATACGTACAAATCGGACTCTGATGCGGAGCCTTGCTTTTTAACCGTCTCTTCAAGCATCGTTTTCAATTCATATAGCTTGTTAAACGAGTTATCCGTTAATTCCAGCTTATCGAGTTCTTTCTGCCATTGATGATATTCAATATCCGTAATTGCCAAACCTTTTGGAATCACCGCCTCTTGAGAAGTACCCGTCGTCAGCATAGATTTGAAGTTTTGTTTGTTTTGAATACGGTTTACAAACACGCGAACCAACATACGGTCATAAAGAGCTTCTAGGCCACTGTCTTCGTCTGGAAGTTCGTTAGATGCAGAAACCAACAAGCGCATTGGAACACGCTCTATGTCACTACCGTTTTTGAAGGTTTTTTCGTTAACCACAGTTAGAAGTGTATTTAGGATTGCAGGGCCTGCTTTCCAAATCTCATCAAGGAACACAACTTGCGCTGTTGGCAGGTAGCCTTCGGTCAGTCTTACATAACGACCGTTGTCTTTTAATTCTTGGATACTTAGCGGGCCGAACACTTCCTCAGGAGTAGAGAAACGCGTCATCAAATATTCGAAATAGCTACTATTGTCAAAAGCTTGAATGAGACGTTTAGCGATAAGGCTTTTTGCAATACCCGGAGGGCCTAATAGAAACACACTTTCGCCGGCCAGGGCAGCCAGTAAACAGAGCTTAATCGTGTCTTCTCTTTCATAGACACCATCAGAGAGAGCATGCGCTAATTTGTTGATTCTTTCAGAGAGTAGCGCCTTGTCAGCATGTGAGGAAATAGAAGGGTTCATGCGTTACTCCGAAAATCTTTGAACAGTTGAGAGTGTAGATATGTTTTTATACATTTGTTAGCACTTTGTTACAAGTGTATTTTATTATTGAGTTGCATTTATATCAGATGGTTACGTCGGTAATTTTGGCGTAATCATAGATTCCAAATATGAGAGTAACATCACGAACGGTGTGAAACTAAATCCATTATTAAGCCTAATTTTTCTTTTATTTTCGACACCATAGACGTTATGGTGGTGTACGTCTTCAGTTATACGAAAAATTGGCAAGGAATGTGGCCAGACTGCATGAATAAAGTTATCCATCAATGGAAAAGTATTTCTCTCATAGAAGAGAACGTGACGCTCCCTACGAACGTCGTGGTAAAACATACAACAATACACCACCCTGGTGCGGCAGTTATTCTTCCTATCACTTCGTCTGGAAAAATCATCCTCATTAACCAGTTTCGCCCTTCTCTTAAAAAATGGCTCCTAGAGCTGCCCGCAGGCACGGTCGAAGTCGACGAAACTCCTCTTCAATGTGCTCAGCGAGAGTTAGAAGAAGAAACCGGTTACAGTGCAACTTCTTTTCAGAGTTTAGGGCAAGTCACGCCTTTGGCCGGTTTCTGCGATGAGATTCAGCATTTGTTCGTCGCAAAAGACTTAAGCCTCACTACCCGCTTTGAATGTGATGAAGATGAAGTCATAGAAGTGATCGAACTGAGCTTAGAAGAGCTGCAAGATAAAATACGACACGATCAAATCACCGATACAAAAACTATCGCTTGTTTAAGTAAAGCCCAACTCTGCGGCTACCTATAACACTCTAGGAGAGAAACATGGACTTTCGTTCTGATACCGTAACTAAACCCTCACAAGCTATGCGCGATGTAATGGCAAACGCAGAAGTCGGTGATGATGTATATGGTGATGACCCAACCGTAAACGAGCTTGAGCAGTGGGCTGCCAATGAAGCAGGGTTTGAAGCCGCTATGTTTACCTCTTCAGGTACGCAAGCCAATTTACTTGGACTAATGGCGCATTGTGAACGTGGTGATGAGTACCTTTGTGGCCAGCAAGCGCACAACTACAAATACGAAGCTGGCGGCGCAGCTGTCTTGGGCTCGATTCAACCTCAACCAATCGAAAATAACCCAGATGGCACTCTTGATTTCAAAAAGCTTGCTGCTGCTATTAAGCCTGACGACAGCCACTTCGCTCGCACTAAACTCCTAAGCTTAGAAAACACGATTAACGGCAAAGTACTGCCAATGTCTTACCTAGCGGAAGCTCGTGATTTCGTAAACCAACACGGTTTACAAATGCACCTAGATGGCGCACGAGTATATAACGCAGCAGTGGCACTAGACGTGCACATCAAAGAGATCGCACAACACTTCGATTCGATGACGATTTGTTTATCAAAAGGTTTGGGGGCTCCGATTGGTTCTCTGCTACTTGGTAGTAAAGAGTATATAACTAAAGCACGTCGACTACGTAAAATGGTCGGAGGCGGCATGCGCCAAGCAGGCATCCTTGCTGCAGCAGGTAAAATGGCGCTGACTGAGAACGTTGCTCAACTTAAAGCCGACCATGAGAACGCGAAAAATTTAGCCATTGGCCTAAGCAAGCTTAAGGGCTTCTCGGTTAACCCCGATTTCATTCAAACGAACATTGTATTTGCTAAGTTAGATGAGTCTGTTGATATCAACCGCATCGCACGAGAGCTAGGTAAACAAGGTATTACTATGTCTCCAGGCAACCCAGTGCGCTTTGTGACTCACCGTGACATTAGCGCAGAAGATATCTCTCGATTTTTAACTGAGTTAGATAAAGTGCTTTAAAGCTAAAAAAAACACCCGCTGATAGCAATTAATACTTGAGCTTCCCCTAAGGGGAAGCTTTATACTTTTGTTTTCACAGGAGTATATACGTGAACAACAAGTCCATAATCTTACTAACTACTTCCCTCTCTTTTACACTTCACGCAGGCGACTTTGGTGATCCAGAACTTGGTAAGCTGAAATCCCCGAGCTGTGTCTTTTGTCATTCAGTCGCTGGCGACAACACGAATCAAAACTATCCAGACCTTAAAGGGCAAGATCCACTCTATTT from Vibrio gigantis harbors:
- the viaA gene encoding ATPase RavA stimulator ViaA — encoded protein: MLGADGLNLALMVADSGIIDTAMNDLIARSQVMMAAENKGVKTSVKNHLVKWRGKVKKRVTKVCETDRFQEEIALYQEVIYWDEPQFFDEIDSVIKKLEWHSAFYLQARRLMENNKGVYNAMFPHYFCDQWYQSLSDAIKQAQVTELETSKEKVLADLYQRMETMKNMDKVTESGDEGSVGRLWDMASAKLSKTDLTVMKRHAEFLNKHKGLQEIAEKLGRMAGMEDDPSLNKAPVEELQMVEEKSDEAVDDIVGIHESDDLNKMLPNETMFLAYPELEVIFYKHLADKRLLSYRSQGKSRTLRKVKAQKPDSKNVDIEKGPFIVCVDASGSMSGFPEQSAKAMAYALMQIALAEERDCYVILFSSEQITYELTRQDGLREASDFLSYSFHGGTDLEPVLMKSIELMTGDKYKNADLIVLSDFIAPKQSDEMIAQVEKLKEHKNRFHAVSLSKYGNPQLMTMFDHCWAYHPSLVGRFMKKW
- a CDS encoding ATPase RavA domain-containing protein; translation: MNPSISSHADKALLSERINKLAHALSDGVYEREDTIKLCLLAALAGESVFLLGPPGIAKSLIAKRLIQAFDNSSYFEYLMTRFSTPEEVFGPLSIQELKDNGRYVRLTEGYLPTAQVVFLDEIWKAGPAILNTLLTVVNEKTFKNGSDIERVPMRLLVSASNELPDEDSGLEALYDRMLVRVFVNRIQNKQNFKSMLTTGTSQEAVIPKGLAITDIEYHQWQKELDKLELTDNSFNKLYELKTMLEETVKKQGSASESDLYVSDRRWKKAVKLLKASAFFSGRDSVNPLDIMLLQDCLWHSPESRDVVRSVVKDFALNRAFDQQESKAQIEMSREELEEIQDDVESTLSVSLSMESTSGLLRKDVYQNDIKNAKMYSVGSAYNLVKLVMLQSNMSVSESEKGDSRWVYVAKDDFDRVLKEGHGDIYGYVNENKNLCRLKLDLDASNQLVIKDIANRSVLVSVVTTDGLDQELYNKWLSGAERALEQLTEAEFKLKRVRTEFHDALPHNYIDPDLPKAMEASLQAVTQDLETTKVKSSKIAQRIKFMSQYFE
- a CDS encoding NUDIX hydrolase, giving the protein MNKVIHQWKSISLIEENVTLPTNVVVKHTTIHHPGAAVILPITSSGKIILINQFRPSLKKWLLELPAGTVEVDETPLQCAQRELEEETGYSATSFQSLGQVTPLAGFCDEIQHLFVAKDLSLTTRFECDEDEVIEVIELSLEELQDKIRHDQITDTKTIACLSKAQLCGYL
- the ltaE gene encoding low-specificity L-threonine aldolase codes for the protein MDFRSDTVTKPSQAMRDVMANAEVGDDVYGDDPTVNELEQWAANEAGFEAAMFTSSGTQANLLGLMAHCERGDEYLCGQQAHNYKYEAGGAAVLGSIQPQPIENNPDGTLDFKKLAAAIKPDDSHFARTKLLSLENTINGKVLPMSYLAEARDFVNQHGLQMHLDGARVYNAAVALDVHIKEIAQHFDSMTICLSKGLGAPIGSLLLGSKEYITKARRLRKMVGGGMRQAGILAAAGKMALTENVAQLKADHENAKNLAIGLSKLKGFSVNPDFIQTNIVFAKLDESVDINRIARELGKQGITMSPGNPVRFVTHRDISAEDISRFLTELDKVL
- a CDS encoding c-type cytochrome; protein product: MNNKSIILLTTSLSFTLHAGDFGDPELGKLKSPSCVFCHSVAGDNTNQNYPDLKGQDPLYLFNAMKMYKNDQREGAYADMMKAQLSRLSEQDIKDIAAYYASLSK